The genomic DNA GCCCGCTGGGCTCGGTGGTGTTCGGCCACTTCGGCGACCGCATCGGACGCAAGACCATGCTGGTCATCTCCCTGCTGATCATGGGTGCGGCCACCTTCGCCATCGGCCTGTTGCCCACCTATGCATCGTGGGGGATCGCGGCACCGATCCTGTTGATGTCGCTGCGGTTCCTGCAGGGCTTCGCGCTCGGCGGTGAATGGGGTGGCGCGGTGCTCATGGTGATCGAACATGCCGAGCCGCGGTCCAAGCGGTTCTGGGCCAGCTTCCCGCAGGCCGGGCTGGCCCTCGGGCTCACGCTGTCCACCCTGTGCTTCGTCGCCCTCAAACAGATGCCGGAGGCGGCGTTCCAGTCGTGGGGGTGGCGGGTGCCGTTCCTGCTGAGCGCAGTTCTGGTGTTGGTGGGCTTGATGATTCGCCTCAAGATCACCGAAACTCCGGAGTTCGAGGCCCTGCGTGAGGCCGGCGGCCAGGTCCGGATGCCCATCGTGGACACCTTCCGGCACCAGTGGCGTCAGGTGATTCTCGCTGCACTGTGTTTCGCCAACATCGGCGCGATCTTCTACGCCCTGTTCACCTTCAGCGTCACCTACGGGACCACGCGGCTGGGCTTCTCGCAGACGGCGACACTCTGGATGGGCACACTGTGCGCGGTCATCGCGATCATCGGCTTTCCCGCCGCCGGACGGCTGGCCGATCGCTACGGCACCGGACGGGTGTTCACCCTCGGGGTGCTGGGCACCACCGTGTTCGCCGTCCCCATGTACTGGCTCATCGACACCGGCAGCTTGTGGATCGCGACCCGGGGTTATGTGCTTGCCACCGTGAGCTTCTGCGGCTCCTACGGAACCCTGGGAGCACTGTATGCCGAGGCCTTCGACGTGTCGGTGCGGTACACCGGAATGTCGCTGAGCCTGGGAGTGGGCACCCTGGTGGGCTCGGCGTTCGTCCCGATGATCTACGTCGAGCTGCTCGACCGCTTCCACAGCTCCTGGACGATCTCGCTCTACATCGTGCTCACGGGTCTGATCAGCCTCACCGCGGCGACGCTGCTGCTGCGCCTCACACCGTCCCGCGACCACACAGCGGCCCCGGCGGCCCGCGAGGAGGCCACGGCATGACCGAGCCCACCGTGCTGCTCGACGTACGGGACGGGGTGGCCTGGCTGCACCTGAACCGACCCCGGCAGCTGAACGCCCTGTCGCGGGACCTCACCCGGGAGCTCAACACCGTCCTGGACCGTATCGAAGCCAATCCACGCTGCCGAGTCATCGTGGTGACCGGCGTCGGCCGGGCCTTCAGCGCCGGGGGAGATCTCACCGAGTTCAAACGCCACCTCGACGCGGGCGACCACGACGGGCTGTTACGCCTGATCGACGACACCGCAACAACATTGAGCCGCTTCGAGGACACCTCCCGGCCGGTGATCGCGGCGGTCAACGGCATTGCGGTGGCCGGCGGCATGGAGATGCTGCTCTGCTGTGACATCGTGGTGGCCGCGGAATCGGCCCTGATGGGGGATGGCCATGCCAAGTACGGGGTGATCCCCGGGGCCGGCGGGGCCGCGCGGCTGGTCCACAAGGTCTCGTCCAATTCTGCCGCCCGTCTGCTGCTCACCGGTGAGCTGTTCCCCGCCGGGCATCGGGTGTTCACCGGCCTGGTCGACGAGGTGGTGCCCGATGACTGTCTGCGGGATCGCGCGCACCAACTGGCCGTCCAGATGGCACGGCTCAGTCCGCTGGCGTTGGGCCACATCAAGGCCGTGGCACGCGAAGCCCGGCACCAACCTGTCTCGGTCGGGCTCAAACTCGAACTCGCGGCCTTCGCCGATTATGTAGGTTCGAAGGACTTCGCCGAAGGAATGGCTGCCTTCAGCCAACGGCGAATCCCCGAGTTCCACGGGAGGTGATGACGATGACAGCACGTGATCTCAGCGAGCTGCTGCGCCGCAGCGCCGCAAGCGCCCCCGGGTCGGCCTTCGTCTTTCCCGATAACCGCTATACGTTCCCCGAAATGGACCGGCGTTGTGACGAATTCGCCGCCATGTACCGCAGCGCCGGCCTGGGCGCGGCTGACCACGTCGGTCTCTGGATGCCGGCATCGCTGGACATGATCGCCGCGATCGTGGCCTGCGCGCGGATCGGCGCCGTCGCGGTTCCGGTCAACGACCGGTTCCGCACCGACGAGCTGCAGTACGTCGTCGCCCACGGGGATCTCTCGGCCCTGGTGACCAGCGCCCCCGACGGGCACACCGACCGTCCTGCCGAGCTGATGCGCGCACTACCGGGCCTGGCGTCCGCACCGGGGCCGACCCTCGACCTCGACGCGACTCCCCGGTTGCGCCGTGTCATCGTCGTCGGGACCGACCACATACCACCCTGCCCGGGTATCACCAGTCAGCACGAACTCGGGTTGCCTGCAACACATCCCGCTGAGCGGATGGGCCAACCCAGTGTGCCTGTCGACGAATCGCACGGCGACATCGCCTACCTGATGTACACCTCCGGGACGTCGGCGTCGCCGAAGGCCTGCATCATCTCCGCCGCCGCGGTGGTGGCTCAGGGCGGCGCACTGGCCCACCAGCGTTACCTCCTCGACAGCACCAGCGTTTTCTGGTGCCCGCTTCCGCTGTTCCACACCGCGGGTCTGGCGACGCTGGCGGCCTGCATCACCGCCGGGGCCAGCTTCGTGCACGCCGGGGTCTTCGATCCCGCCCAATCGCTGCGGGCGATGGAGCGTGAGCGCGTCACCCACGCGATCCCGT from Mycolicibacterium tokaiense includes the following:
- a CDS encoding MFS transporter, with amino-acid sequence MSIRTVAASSMIGTTIEWFDFFAYATAAALVLNVLFFPTADPLVGTILAFGGIAVGYFGRPLGSVVFGHFGDRIGRKTMLVISLLIMGAATFAIGLLPTYASWGIAAPILLMSLRFLQGFALGGEWGGAVLMVIEHAEPRSKRFWASFPQAGLALGLTLSTLCFVALKQMPEAAFQSWGWRVPFLLSAVLVLVGLMIRLKITETPEFEALREAGGQVRMPIVDTFRHQWRQVILAALCFANIGAIFYALFTFSVTYGTTRLGFSQTATLWMGTLCAVIAIIGFPAAGRLADRYGTGRVFTLGVLGTTVFAVPMYWLIDTGSLWIATRGYVLATVSFCGSYGTLGALYAEAFDVSVRYTGMSLSLGVGTLVGSAFVPMIYVELLDRFHSSWTISLYIVLTGLISLTAATLLLRLTPSRDHTAAPAAREEATA
- a CDS encoding enoyl-CoA hydratase/isomerase family protein, whose amino-acid sequence is MTEPTVLLDVRDGVAWLHLNRPRQLNALSRDLTRELNTVLDRIEANPRCRVIVVTGVGRAFSAGGDLTEFKRHLDAGDHDGLLRLIDDTATTLSRFEDTSRPVIAAVNGIAVAGGMEMLLCCDIVVAAESALMGDGHAKYGVIPGAGGAARLVHKVSSNSAARLLLTGELFPAGHRVFTGLVDEVVPDDCLRDRAHQLAVQMARLSPLALGHIKAVAREARHQPVSVGLKLELAAFADYVGSKDFAEGMAAFSQRRIPEFHGR
- a CDS encoding class I adenylate-forming enzyme family protein, whose protein sequence is MTARDLSELLRRSAASAPGSAFVFPDNRYTFPEMDRRCDEFAAMYRSAGLGAADHVGLWMPASLDMIAAIVACARIGAVAVPVNDRFRTDELQYVVAHGDLSALVTSAPDGHTDRPAELMRALPGLASAPGPTLDLDATPRLRRVIVVGTDHIPPCPGITSQHELGLPATHPAERMGQPSVPVDESHGDIAYLMYTSGTSASPKACIISAAAVVAQGGALAHQRYLLDSTSVFWCPLPLFHTAGLATLAACITAGASFVHAGVFDPAQSLRAMERERVTHAIPCFETIWMRVLDHPDFAITDLSSLRVLMNTGGEDLLRKLQARVPHAVQLANYGITEGSGHVAMTEIADSLDVRVRTGGFLLPGMQARIVDLETGHSVAPNVEGEIHFRGESRFLGYYRDPEANATYIDADGWFASGDLGVLDEDGRLTYKGRVKDMLKVGGENVASLEIESYLLRHPDIAVAAVVAAPDAYYGEVPAAFVQLADGRRLDEADVIDFCLDRIATYKVPRYVRFVTQWPMSGTKIRKVELRQRIAEELAAHNITEAPRLRSSRAARVAP